AGGTGTCGGCGATGCCGCCATTCGAGATCCAGGTCTTCTCGCCGTCGAGCCGCACCATGCCGCCGTCGGCCGGCACCGCTGCAAGCGCGATCTCGGCGACGTCCGAGCCGGCCTCCGGCTCGGTCAGCGCGAAGGCGGCGATGCGGCGCCCGGCGCGCACCCCGGGCAGCACCGCCTCGCGCTGCGCCGCCGTGCCTTCGAGCGTCAGCGCCCCGGTGCCGAGGCCCTGCATGGCGAAGGCGAAGTCGGCGAGGCCGTCGTGGCGGGCGAAGGTCTCGCGCAGGAGGCACAGGGCGCGCACGTCGAACACCCCGTCCTCGGGGGCGGCGAAGCGCAGGAACCCCGCCTCGCCCAGCGCCGAAACGAGGCGCCGGCACGAGCCGTCGACGTCGTGGTGATCGACGAGGTCCGGGACCGTGCGGGCGGCCCAGGCCTCGGCCTCCGCCGCGAGGTCGCGGTGGCGGGGCTCGAAGAACGGCCAGTCGAGGAAGGTTTGGTCCGGCATGTCAGCGACCTCCCGCCTGAGCTGACTGGCCCGCAGCTTCACCCGTCCCACCCACACCCTCATCCTGAGGGGCGACCGGAGGGAGCCTCGAAGGAGGGCTCCAGATGGCCCTGAGATCCCTGGAGGCCTCCTTCGAGGCCAACCGATCTTCAATCGGCCGGCACCTCAGGATGAGGTCGCGGGTGGGAGGAGTGGGGACGGCGAGGATCATCCCTCAATTCCCCTCGAAGACCGGCTTCGTCTTGCCGGCGAAGGCCTCGAAGGCGCGGCGGAAATCCTGGGTCTTCATGCAGAGCGCCTGCGCCATCGCCTCGGCGTCGATGGCGGCGTCCACCCCCATCGCCCATTCCATGTGCAGCATCCGCTTGGTCAGGCCGTTGGCGTAGGCCGGGCCCTGCACGAGCGCCCGGGCGGTCTCGCGGGCCGCGGTCAGGGACTCGCCCGCCGGCACCAGGCGGTTGAAGAAGCCCCAGCGCTCGCCCTCCTCGGCGCTCATGAAGCGGCCGGTGTAGAGGAGCTCGGAGGCCCGGCCCTGGCCGACGATCCGGGGCAGGATCGCGCAGGCGCCCATGTCGCAGCCGGCGAGGCCGACCCGGTTGAACAGGAACGCCACCTTGGCGCCCGCGCCCGCCACCCGCA
This is a stretch of genomic DNA from Methylobacterium sp. 17Sr1-1. It encodes these proteins:
- a CDS encoding enoyl-CoA hydratase family protein, coding for MRRQNAIAAPLERFTPQHFGFAIQDGIATVTLNRPEKKNPLTFESYAELRDTFRALRFEETVTAVVVTGAGGNFSSGGDVFEIIEPLTTMGAADLHAFTTMTGDLVKEMRACPQPVVAAVEGVCAGAGAIIAMASDLRVAGAGAKVAFLFNRVGLAGCDMGACAILPRIVGQGRASELLYTGRFMSAEEGERWGFFNRLVPAGESLTAARETARALVQGPAYANGLTKRMLHMEWAMGVDAAIDAEAMAQALCMKTQDFRRAFEAFAGKTKPVFEGN